A part of Ammospiza nelsoni isolate bAmmNel1 chromosome 9, bAmmNel1.pri, whole genome shotgun sequence genomic DNA contains:
- the LOC132077255 gene encoding serine/threonine-protein kinase pim-1-like, translating into CRAGPCPRPRAGLPRARPRPSRRGLASARLWPYWRWRSWAGIIAWCGGGIAARRLRLARSRPRPVLFPGPAEDTRGAAAPAASAAASPARAPPLGSAAAGPEPPVPRSREQTPGHGRPGAGEGRSGAVAGPGPSADSRVPPAGTAQEALQERYRLGSLLGRGGFGRVFAATRLSDGAPVAIKRVPRNHVRHWGELPDGTSAPLEVVLLAKVSTGFPGVVQLLEWLELPSCIVMVLERPEQCQDLQHFIRARQFLPEEVARELFRQVLEAVQYCTSCGVLHRDIKPENILVDLDTGQAKLIDFGCGTYLQDTVYTHFAGTLSYSPPEWNDFGWYHGEPATIWSLGILLHQMVCGEHPFRRGQNLSWGQLPLPQRLSPTCKDLIRWCLSMNSLDRPTLEDLFCDPWMWDIPLP; encoded by the exons tgccggGCTgggccatgcccccggccccgggcggggctgccccgagcccggccccggccgtcccgccgcggtctcgcctccgcccggctctggccgtACTGGCGGTGGCGCAGCTGGGCGGGCATCATTGCCTGGTGCGGGGGCGGCATCGCCGCCCGTCGGCTCCGCctggcccga tcccggccccggcccgtGCTCTTCCCGGGGCCCGCGGAGGACACacgcggcgcggccgctcccgccgcctccgctgcggcttccccggcccgagctccgccgctcggcagcgcggccgccggccccgagcctccCGTGCCGCGTTCCCGGGAGCAAACGCCTGGGcatggccggcccggggcgggtgaggggcgctcgggggccgttgctggccccgggccgagcgctgacagccgcgtcccgcccgcagggacggcgcaggaggccctgcaggagcggTACCGGCTGGGCTCGCTGCTGGGGCGCGGCGGCTTCGGAAGAGTCTTCGCGGCCACGCGGCTCTCGGACGGCGCGCCg GTGGCCATTAAAAGGGTGCCACGGAATCACGTCCGGCACTGGGGCGAGCTG CCCGACGGCACCAGCGCACCCCTGGAGGTcgtgctgctggccaaggtgtCCACTGGCTTCCCTGGTGTGgtccagctgctggagtggcTCGAGCTCCCCAGCTGCATCGTGATGGTGCTGGAGCGGCCAGAGCAGTGTCAGGACCTGCAGCATTTCATTCGGGCACGGCAGTTCCTGCCCGAGGAGGTGGCGCGGGAGCTGTTCCgccaggtgctggaggccgTGCAGTACTGCACCAGCTGCGGGGTCCTGCACAGGGACATCAAGCCAGAGAACATCCTGGTTGACCTGGACACCGGGCAGGCCAAACTCATCGACTTTGGCTGTGGCACCTACCTGCAGGACACAGTCTACACTCACTTTGCAG GAACACTGTCGTACAGCCCCCCGGAATGGAACGACTTTGGCTGGTACCATGGCGAGCCAGCTACCATCTGgtccctgggcatcctgctACACCAGATGGTCTGCGGGGAGCACCCTTTCAGGAGGGGCCAGAACCTCAGCTGGGGCCAGCTCCCGCTGCCACAAAGG ctctcacCAACGTGCAAAGACCTGATCAGGTGGTGTTTATCCATGAACTCATTGGACAGACCCACACTGGAAGACCTGTTCTGTGATCCTTGGATGTGGGATATTCCTCTGCCATAG